Proteins found in one Pseudomonas sp. P8_241 genomic segment:
- a CDS encoding chemotaxis protein CheB — protein sequence MNSASGLPAIEAIVIGASAGGVEALLSILGPLREGFTLPIIVVLHLPDERRSQLAEVFARRVALPVLEACDKTPVDAGTLYFAAPGYHLSVEQDRSFSLSLEPRLHHSRPAIDYLFESAADVYGVHLAAVLLTGANRDGASGLAHVKQHGGLTIVQDPQEAHVATMPLAALDMHQPDHILPIRGIGRLLVELEQIAC from the coding sequence ATGAACAGCGCATCAGGGCTACCTGCTATCGAAGCCATCGTGATCGGCGCCTCCGCCGGGGGCGTCGAAGCGCTGCTGAGCATTCTCGGCCCGCTTCGCGAAGGCTTCACTTTGCCGATCATCGTGGTTCTGCACTTGCCCGATGAGCGCCGCAGCCAATTGGCCGAAGTGTTCGCCAGGAGGGTCGCCTTGCCGGTGTTGGAGGCGTGCGACAAAACGCCGGTCGACGCCGGCACCTTGTATTTCGCAGCGCCCGGTTATCACTTGTCGGTGGAGCAGGATCGCAGTTTTTCCCTGAGCCTGGAGCCCCGGCTGCATCACTCGCGCCCGGCCATCGATTACCTGTTCGAGTCGGCTGCCGATGTCTACGGTGTGCACCTGGCTGCCGTGCTGCTGACCGGCGCCAACCGCGACGGCGCGAGCGGGCTGGCGCACGTCAAACAGCATGGAGGGCTGACCATTGTGCAAGACCCTCAAGAGGCGCATGTCGCCACCATGCCGCTGGCGGCGCTGGATATGCATCAGCCGGACCACATTCTCCCTATACGCGGCATCGGCCGTCTGCTTGTCGAGCTGGAACAAATCGCATGCTAA
- a CDS encoding ATPase domain-containing protein, whose protein sequence is MSTFNELTRVKAATGIEGLDDILDGGLSRSHVFLLEGEPGTGKTTVALQFLMAGARAGERCLYITLSETERELRQGARSHGWELDENVHIFELTPPESLLNAEQQQTLLYSSDLELGEATRQIFEVVERVKPTRVVLDSLSEIRLLAQSSLRYRRQILAIKHYFVRYDATVLLLDDLTAESLDKTVHSVAHGVIRLEELTPNYGAERRRIRVVKYRGQKYRGGYHDFTIMSDGVHVFPRLVAAEHRGTYIRQQLTSGIREMDALLGGGIETGSSTLILGPAGTGKSLISMVFAAAAVARGEKAALFIFDEELGLLFERMKNIGIDLKALQDTGNLLIEQVDAAELSPGEFSHRVRRCVDEGKIKTVVIDSINGYQAAMPEENALVLHMHELLLYLNRQGAATFMTVAQHGLVGDMQAPVDITYLADTVILLRYFEALGKVRRAISIIKKRTGSHESTIREYRISAQGMTVGEPLEAFQGVLRGVPTYLGASNPLLEDETR, encoded by the coding sequence TTGTCTACATTCAACGAGTTGACTCGTGTAAAAGCGGCCACCGGTATCGAAGGCCTTGACGATATCCTTGATGGGGGCCTGTCGCGCAGTCATGTGTTTTTGCTGGAGGGTGAGCCGGGTACCGGCAAGACCACCGTCGCGCTGCAGTTCCTGATGGCCGGTGCGCGAGCCGGCGAGCGGTGTTTGTACATCACACTGTCCGAAACCGAGCGCGAGTTGCGCCAGGGCGCCCGCTCCCATGGCTGGGAGCTGGACGAAAATGTCCACATCTTCGAACTGACGCCCCCGGAAAGCCTGCTCAACGCCGAGCAGCAACAGACGCTGCTTTACTCCTCCGACCTGGAACTGGGAGAAGCCACCCGCCAGATCTTCGAAGTGGTCGAACGGGTCAAGCCGACGCGCGTGGTCCTCGACAGCCTTTCCGAAATTCGCCTGCTGGCCCAGAGCTCACTGCGCTATCGCCGGCAGATTCTGGCGATCAAGCACTATTTCGTGCGCTACGACGCCACGGTGTTGCTGCTCGATGACCTGACCGCCGAATCCCTGGACAAGACCGTACACAGCGTCGCCCACGGGGTCATTCGCCTGGAAGAACTGACGCCCAATTACGGCGCGGAACGGCGCCGGATCCGCGTGGTGAAGTACCGGGGCCAGAAATACCGGGGCGGTTATCATGATTTCACTATCATGAGCGACGGCGTGCATGTGTTCCCGCGCCTGGTCGCGGCCGAGCACCGCGGGACTTACATCCGCCAACAGTTGACCAGCGGCATCCGCGAGATGGACGCCCTGCTCGGCGGCGGCATCGAAACCGGCTCCAGCACACTGATCCTCGGCCCGGCGGGCACCGGCAAATCCTTGATCTCGATGGTCTTCGCCGCCGCAGCCGTCGCACGAGGCGAAAAAGCCGCTTTGTTTATCTTCGATGAAGAGCTGGGGCTGCTGTTCGAGCGCATGAAAAACATCGGCATCGACCTCAAGGCATTGCAAGACACCGGTAACCTGCTGATCGAACAAGTGGACGCTGCGGAGCTGTCACCCGGCGAATTTTCCCATCGGGTCCGACGTTGCGTGGACGAAGGCAAAATCAAGACCGTGGTGATCGACAGCATCAATGGATATCAAGCCGCGATGCCGGAGGAAAATGCCCTGGTGCTGCACATGCATGAGCTGTTGCTGTACCTCAACCGTCAAGGCGCGGCGACGTTCATGACCGTTGCCCAGCACGGACTGGTTGGCGATATGCAAGCTCCGGTGGATATCACCTACCTGGCCGACACGGTCATCCTGCTGCGTTACTTTGAGGCGTTGGGCAAGGTTCGCCGGGCGATTTCGATCATCAAGAAACGCACCGGCAGCCATGAATCGACTATTCGCGAATACCGCATCAGCGCGCAAGGCATGACCGTCGGTGAACCACTGGAAGCCTTCCAGGGCGTCTTGCGTGGTGTGCCCACGTATCTGGGCGCGAGCAATCCATTGCTCGAGGATGAAACCCGGTGA
- a CDS encoding hybrid sensor histidine kinase/response regulator, producing MLSTIQAKLLIVDDLPENLLALEALIKREDRTVFKALSADEALSLLLQHEFAMAILDVQMPGMNGFELAELMRGTEKTKNIPIVFVSAAGRELNYAFKGYESGAVDFLHKPLDIQAVKSKVNVFVELYRQSKAMKEQVLALEQSRREQEALLVKLQNTQLELEQAVRMRDDFMSIVAHEVRTPLNGLILETQLRKMHLARDNADAFTLDKMHAMVDRDERQIKSLIRLIEDMLDVSRIRTGKLSIRPTHFDLAVLVRDLLQNFAQQIEAAEASVSLDAAQAVIGSWDEFRIEQVISNLLTNALRYGAKSPIAVRVYSTGGQAVVDVQDQGIGISEDNQKRIFQQFERVSAKHAVVGLGLGLFISEQIVTAHGGTITVQSRIGEGALFRVCLPL from the coding sequence ATGCTAAGTACTATCCAGGCCAAACTGCTGATCGTTGACGATCTGCCGGAGAATCTCCTGGCGCTTGAAGCGCTGATCAAGCGTGAAGACCGTACGGTGTTCAAGGCGTTGTCTGCCGATGAAGCCTTGTCGCTGCTGTTGCAGCACGAATTTGCCATGGCCATTCTCGACGTGCAGATGCCCGGCATGAACGGCTTCGAGCTGGCCGAGTTGATGCGCGGTACCGAAAAGACCAAAAACATCCCGATTGTGTTCGTCAGCGCGGCCGGCCGTGAGTTGAACTACGCCTTCAAGGGGTACGAAAGTGGCGCCGTGGACTTTTTGCACAAACCGCTGGATATCCAGGCGGTCAAGAGCAAGGTCAACGTGTTCGTCGAACTTTATCGCCAGAGCAAGGCGATGAAAGAGCAGGTCCTCGCCCTGGAGCAAAGCCGCCGCGAGCAGGAAGCGTTACTGGTCAAGTTGCAGAACACTCAACTGGAACTGGAGCAGGCGGTGCGTATGCGCGATGACTTCATGTCTATCGTCGCCCACGAAGTGCGCACCCCGCTCAATGGTCTGATCCTCGAGACCCAGCTGCGCAAAATGCACCTCGCCCGGGACAATGCCGACGCGTTCACCCTGGACAAAATGCACGCCATGGTCGACCGCGACGAGCGGCAGATCAAAAGCCTGATCCGCTTGATCGAGGACATGCTCGACGTGTCGCGCATTCGCACCGGCAAGTTGTCGATCCGGCCCACACACTTTGATCTTGCAGTGCTGGTTCGCGACCTGTTGCAGAATTTCGCCCAGCAGATTGAAGCCGCTGAAGCCTCGGTCAGCCTTGACGCCGCGCAAGCGGTAATCGGCAGCTGGGATGAATTCCGGATCGAACAAGTGATTTCCAATCTGTTGACCAATGCGTTGCGTTACGGGGCCAAGAGCCCGATCGCGGTGCGGGTGTACAGTACAGGGGGGCAGGCGGTGGTGGACGTGCAGGATCAAGGCATCGGCATCAGCGAAGACAACCAGAAGCGGATTTTCCAGCAGTTCGAGCGAGTGTCGGCCAAACATGCCGTCGTCGGGCTGGGGCTGGGTTTGTTTATTTCAGAACAGATTGTGACCGCCCATGGCGGTACTATTACCGTCCAGAGCAGGATTGGCGAAGGCGCCTTGTTTCGCGTTTGTCTGCCGCTGTAG
- a CDS encoding response regulator: MSEDAQDVVLVVEDDPSILMVLSAYLSGEGYRVLQAENGEQAFEILASKPHLDMMITDFRLPGGISGVQIAEPAVKLRPELKVIFISGYAQEIRETDSPITRKAPILDKPFDLDKLQELMHDMLS, from the coding sequence ATGAGTGAAGATGCGCAAGATGTAGTACTCGTTGTCGAGGACGATCCATCGATTCTGATGGTGTTGTCGGCTTATCTATCGGGCGAGGGCTACCGCGTCCTGCAGGCCGAAAACGGTGAACAGGCGTTTGAAATCCTCGCGAGCAAACCGCACCTGGACATGATGATCACCGACTTCCGCCTGCCGGGTGGAATCTCCGGCGTGCAGATCGCCGAGCCTGCCGTGAAGCTACGACCGGAACTCAAGGTGATTTTCATCAGCGGCTACGCCCAGGAAATCCGCGAGACCGACAGCCCGATCACGCGCAAGGCGCCGATTCTCGACAAACCATTTGATCTGGACAAGCTGCAAGAGCTGATGCACGACATGCTTTCGTAA
- a CDS encoding response regulator, whose protein sequence is MTSGSSVDEQRFRKLLSRNISLPLGLGVISAVFFVSLITYLLTTIQWVEHTDRVINNANEAVKLTVDLETGMRGFLLSGDEHFLDPYETAKPRINVALDTLFELTADNPVQTDRLRRLKALQQEWTDYAQTMIDLQRASGDYRSAVRSGRGKRLTDEIRKQYEDVIGTEQQLRTARNEEVRRTTIMSISLYLLFIAGVSGLLSYIGRRDLLNLSQSYSTNLAAQKASALRLEQQAWLRNGQTELAEQVLGQLSLNLLGRNILQFCAQYLGMAVGAIYVREEHGDLKRVACYGFSREQEALDQQIDSNEGIIGQVAQQARLVRLDEVPGDYFKVSSGLGEGLPRSVLVVPTSDDDRVNGVIELGFLRALGDRDIELLELIAGNIGTSIEAARYRQRLQEVLAQTQQLNEELQVQQEELKTANEELEEQSRILKESQAHLETQQVELEQTNEQLAEQAEVLAAQRDAMDQKNTELNQVQLQLEDRADELQRSSKYKSEFLANMSHELRTPLNSSLILAKLLAENPQENLSAEQVKFAESIYSAGNDLLNLINDILDISKVEAGKLEIRPENTSVARLVDGLRGMFQPLATDKQLDFQIILQDGAPQMMFTDRQRLEQVLKNLLSNAVKFTEKGSVSLTVDRAPNEGIAFNIRDSGIGIAGDQQESIFEAFRQADGTTNRRYGGTGLGLSISRDLATLLGGSISVSSAPGQGSVFTLVLPQQYLEPGEVPVEPMRLAAVAAPVSVTPIVLSPLIAEVDIPRFDDDRHKGPFSSRCILVVEDESNFAHILYDLAHELGYHCLVAHGADEGYDLARAFIPDAILLDMRLPDHSGLTVLQRLKEHAETRHIPVHVISVEDRVEAAMHMGAIGYAVKPTTRDELKDVFARLEAKLTQKVKRVLLVEDDDLQRDSIARLIGDDDIEITAVGLAQEALDLLRASVFDCMIIDLKLPDMLGNDLLKRMSTEDICSFPPVIVYTGRNLTRDEEAELRKYSRSIIIKGARSPERLLDEVTLFLHKVESRLSHERQTMLKVARSRDKVFEGRKVLLVDDDVRNIFALTSALEHKGAVVVIGRNGREAIDKLNEVEDIDLVLMDVMMPEMDGFEATLEIRKDPRWRKLPIIAVTAKAMKDDQERCLQAGANDYLAKPIDLDRLFSLIRVWLPKMERI, encoded by the coding sequence ATGACCTCCGGTTCTTCGGTTGATGAGCAACGATTTCGTAAACTCCTGAGCCGCAACATCAGCCTGCCGTTGGGCCTGGGCGTCATCAGCGCCGTGTTCTTCGTTTCGCTGATTACCTATCTGTTAACGACGATTCAATGGGTAGAACATACCGATCGGGTGATCAATAACGCCAACGAAGCGGTCAAGCTGACCGTCGACCTGGAGACCGGCATGCGCGGTTTCCTGCTCAGCGGCGACGAGCATTTCCTCGATCCTTACGAGACTGCCAAGCCGCGCATCAACGTTGCCCTGGATACGCTGTTCGAACTGACCGCTGACAATCCGGTGCAGACCGACCGTTTGCGCCGTTTGAAGGCGTTGCAGCAGGAATGGACGGACTACGCGCAAACCATGATCGATCTGCAGCGCGCCAGCGGCGATTATCGCAGCGCGGTCAGGTCGGGACGCGGTAAGCGGCTGACCGATGAAATTCGCAAGCAGTATGAAGACGTCATCGGCACCGAGCAGCAGTTGCGCACCGCACGCAACGAGGAAGTCCGTCGCACCACCATCATGAGCATCAGCCTTTATCTACTGTTTATCGCCGGGGTCAGTGGCTTGTTGTCCTACATCGGACGCCGGGATTTGCTCAACCTTTCGCAAAGCTACAGCACCAACCTCGCCGCGCAAAAAGCCAGCGCCTTGCGTCTGGAGCAGCAGGCATGGCTGCGTAATGGCCAGACCGAACTGGCCGAGCAAGTGCTGGGACAACTGAGCCTGAACCTGTTGGGACGCAACATTCTGCAGTTTTGCGCGCAGTACCTTGGCATGGCCGTGGGTGCAATCTACGTGCGCGAAGAGCACGGCGACCTCAAGCGCGTTGCATGCTACGGTTTTTCCCGTGAGCAAGAGGCCCTCGACCAACAGATTGACAGCAACGAGGGCATTATCGGGCAAGTGGCGCAGCAGGCACGCCTGGTGCGTCTGGACGAGGTTCCAGGCGATTACTTCAAAGTCAGCTCGGGTCTCGGCGAAGGCTTGCCACGCAGTGTGCTGGTGGTGCCGACCAGCGACGACGATCGGGTCAACGGCGTCATCGAACTGGGGTTCCTGCGTGCTCTGGGCGACCGTGACATCGAGTTGCTGGAGCTGATTGCCGGTAACATCGGCACGTCCATCGAGGCCGCACGTTACCGTCAGCGCTTGCAGGAAGTGCTGGCCCAGACCCAGCAACTCAACGAAGAGTTGCAGGTACAACAGGAAGAGCTCAAGACCGCCAACGAAGAACTTGAAGAGCAGTCGCGGATTCTCAAGGAATCCCAGGCGCACCTGGAAACCCAGCAAGTGGAGCTGGAGCAAACCAACGAACAACTCGCCGAGCAGGCCGAGGTTCTGGCCGCACAACGCGACGCCATGGACCAGAAGAACACCGAACTCAATCAGGTGCAGCTCCAGCTCGAAGACCGCGCCGACGAATTGCAGCGTTCGAGCAAGTACAAGTCCGAATTCCTCGCCAACATGTCCCACGAACTGCGCACGCCGCTAAACAGCTCGTTGATCCTGGCCAAGTTACTGGCGGAAAACCCACAGGAAAACCTCAGCGCCGAGCAGGTCAAGTTCGCCGAGTCGATCTACTCCGCGGGTAATGATCTGCTCAACCTGATCAACGACATTCTCGATATTTCCAAGGTCGAGGCTGGCAAGCTGGAGATTCGTCCGGAAAATACCAGCGTGGCGCGTCTGGTGGATGGCTTGCGCGGGATGTTCCAGCCATTGGCCACGGACAAACAGCTGGATTTCCAGATCATTTTGCAGGACGGTGCGCCGCAGATGATGTTCACCGATCGCCAACGTCTGGAGCAGGTGCTCAAGAACCTGCTGTCCAACGCGGTGAAATTTACTGAAAAAGGCAGCGTCAGCCTGACGGTCGACCGGGCGCCAAACGAGGGTATTGCGTTCAATATCCGTGATTCCGGAATCGGCATTGCCGGGGACCAGCAAGAAAGCATTTTCGAAGCATTCCGCCAGGCCGATGGCACCACCAACCGCCGTTACGGCGGCACCGGGTTGGGCCTGTCGATCTCCCGTGACCTGGCGACTTTGCTGGGCGGTTCGATCAGCGTCAGCAGCGCACCGGGCCAGGGCAGTGTGTTTACGCTGGTGTTGCCGCAACAATATCTGGAGCCGGGGGAAGTGCCGGTCGAGCCCATGCGACTTGCTGCGGTCGCGGCGCCGGTAAGCGTTACACCGATAGTGCTATCACCGCTGATTGCCGAGGTCGACATTCCGCGTTTTGATGATGATCGACACAAGGGGCCGTTTTCCAGCCGCTGCATTCTGGTGGTGGAAGATGAATCTAATTTCGCCCATATCCTTTATGACCTGGCCCACGAACTGGGTTACCACTGCCTGGTAGCCCATGGTGCCGATGAGGGCTACGACCTGGCCAGGGCGTTCATTCCCGACGCCATCCTGCTGGACATGCGCCTGCCTGACCATTCCGGTTTGACCGTGCTGCAACGCTTGAAAGAACACGCGGAAACCCGGCACATCCCGGTGCATGTGATCTCGGTCGAGGACCGCGTCGAAGCCGCAATGCACATGGGCGCCATTGGCTATGCGGTCAAGCCGACCACTCGCGACGAACTCAAGGACGTGTTTGCCCGACTGGAGGCCAAGCTGACCCAGAAGGTCAAACGTGTGCTGCTGGTTGAGGACGACGATTTGCAACGCGACAGCATTGCCCGCCTGATCGGCGACGATGACATCGAAATCACCGCCGTTGGTCTTGCACAAGAGGCGCTTGACCTCCTGCGTGCGTCGGTTTTCGATTGCATGATCATCGACCTCAAGTTACCGGACATGCTCGGCAACGATTTGCTCAAGCGCATGTCGACCGAGGACATTTGCTCGTTTCCGCCAGTGATTGTCTATACCGGACGCAATCTCACCCGGGACGAAGAGGCCGAACTGCGCAAGTACTCGCGCTCGATCATCATCAAGGGCGCACGCTCACCCGAGCGTCTGCTTGATGAAGTGACACTTTTTCTGCACAAAGTCGAATCGCGGCTGTCCCATGAGCGGCAGACGATGCTCAAGGTCGCACGCAGTCGCGACAAAGTGTTCGAAGGGCGCAAGGTACTGCTGGTCGATGACGATGTGCGCAATATCTTTGCCCTGACCAGTGCGCTGGAGCACAAGGGGGCGGTGGTGGTGATTGGTCGAAACGGGCGCGAAGCGATCGATAAATTGAATGAAGTCGAAGACATCGATCTGGTGTTGATGGACGTGATGATGCCGGAGATGGATGGCTTCGAGGCCACTCTCGAGATCCGCAAGGATCCGCGCTGGCGCAAGCTGCCGATCATTGCCGTGACGGCCAAGGCGATGAAGGATGATCAGGAGCGCTGCCTGCAGGCCGGCGCCAACGATTACCTGGCCAAGCCCATCGACCTGGATCGGCTGTTTTCCTTGATACGCGTGTGGTTACCGAAAATGGAACGAATCTAA
- a CDS encoding CheR family methyltransferase, with translation MQRNSEIELRLLIEAIYLKYSYDFRDYSGASIKRRVTHALSQFECNTISALQEKVLHDPTAFMQLLQLLTIPVSEMFRDPSHFLAIRKEVVPLLRTYPSIKVWIAGCSTGEEVYSMAILLREEGLLDRTIIYATDINPRSLEKAKQGIFSMENVRAYTANYQQAGGQHSFADYYTAAYGYAIFDKSLCENVTFADHSLATDSVFSETQLISCRNVLIYFNKKLQDRAFGLFHESLCHRGFLVLGSKETPDFSAFGDQFEPLVKQERIYRKS, from the coding sequence GTGCAGAGAAATAGCGAAATCGAATTGCGGTTGTTGATCGAGGCAATCTACCTCAAATACAGCTATGACTTTCGTGATTACTCCGGCGCGTCGATCAAGCGCCGGGTCACTCATGCGTTGAGCCAGTTCGAGTGCAACACCATCTCGGCGTTGCAGGAAAAAGTCCTGCACGACCCCACAGCCTTCATGCAGTTACTGCAATTGCTGACGATCCCGGTTAGCGAAATGTTCCGAGACCCATCGCACTTCCTGGCGATCCGCAAGGAAGTGGTGCCGCTGCTGCGCACCTATCCCTCGATCAAGGTCTGGATCGCCGGTTGCAGTACGGGAGAAGAGGTCTATTCGATGGCGATCCTCCTGCGTGAAGAGGGGTTGCTGGACCGCACCATCATCTATGCCACCGACATCAATCCGCGCTCACTGGAAAAAGCCAAGCAAGGGATTTTCTCCATGGAGAACGTCCGTGCCTACACTGCTAACTATCAGCAGGCCGGTGGCCAGCATTCGTTTGCCGACTACTACACCGCCGCGTACGGGTACGCGATTTTCGACAAGTCATTGTGTGAGAATGTGACTTTCGCCGATCACAGCCTGGCAACCGACAGCGTATTTTCAGAAACACAATTAATATCGTGTCGTAATGTATTGATTTATTTTAATAAAAAGCTTCAGGACCGGGCATTCGGCTTGTTCCATGAATCCCTTTGCCATCGCGGATTCCTGGTGTTGGGAAGCAAGGAAACTCCGGATTTTTCGGCCTTCGGCGATCAGTTCGAGCCCTTGGTCAAACAGGAACGGATCTACCGTAAATCATGA
- a CDS encoding response regulator: MTAVQATSERAIILAPLGRDSQIALMMLKEAGFDGVISGDLLGLCAELEYGAGLLLISSEALLGRDVEPLVRLIEQQPAWSDLPIVLMTHHGGPENNPASRFGPQLGNVTFLERPFHPVTLISLITTALRGRRRQYEARDRLIDLSQSELRLQNTLETLEQQVEERTAQLRHNEEVLRQSQKMEAVGQLTGGIAHDFNNMLTGIIGSLELLRRRLARGRTEDLDSLIDLGVTSANRAAGLTHRLLAFSRRQSLDSKPVEMNTLVIAMDELLQRSINESIRLDMQLNDQLWVAEADPNQLESALLNLVINARDAMPNGGNLLVKTWNQQLDSQFTEAHSNLEPGDYVVLSVTDTGCGMPQSIINRAFDPFFTTKPIGQGTGLGLSMIYGFSKQSGGHVAIQSAVGEGTTVNLYLPRFGGDLPQDNPINIQHAPYAQNGETVLIVEDDPAVRVLVGSVLSDLGYAFVEASDADSAVPILDSTQRIDLLISDVGLPGMNGRQLAEIGRQLRPDLRVLFITGYAEHAAVRGGFLDPGMQMITKPFTFDLLTAKVREMIRV; this comes from the coding sequence GTGACGGCTGTGCAAGCAACGTCCGAGCGCGCCATCATTCTCGCGCCGCTGGGTCGTGACAGCCAGATAGCCTTGATGATGCTCAAGGAAGCGGGTTTCGACGGGGTAATCAGTGGCGACCTGCTCGGCCTGTGCGCCGAACTGGAATACGGTGCCGGTCTGCTGCTGATCTCGTCCGAAGCCTTGCTGGGCCGTGATGTCGAACCACTGGTGCGACTGATCGAACAACAACCGGCCTGGTCGGATCTGCCAATCGTACTGATGACCCACCACGGCGGTCCGGAGAACAACCCTGCGTCCCGTTTTGGCCCGCAATTGGGCAACGTCACCTTTCTCGAACGCCCTTTTCATCCGGTCACCCTGATCAGCCTGATCACTACCGCCCTGCGCGGACGACGACGACAGTACGAAGCCAGGGACCGGCTGATCGACCTGAGCCAAAGCGAGCTGCGCTTGCAAAACACGCTTGAAACCCTTGAGCAGCAGGTGGAAGAGCGCACGGCTCAATTGCGGCATAACGAAGAAGTATTGCGCCAGTCGCAGAAAATGGAAGCGGTCGGACAATTGACCGGCGGCATCGCCCACGACTTCAACAACATGCTGACCGGCATCATCGGCAGCCTGGAACTGCTGCGTCGCCGCCTGGCCCGTGGACGCACTGAAGACCTGGACAGCCTCATCGATCTGGGCGTGACTTCAGCCAACCGCGCAGCCGGCTTGACCCATCGCCTGTTGGCGTTTTCTCGTCGCCAGTCGCTCGACTCCAAACCGGTAGAGATGAACACCCTGGTGATCGCCATGGACGAACTGCTGCAACGCAGTATCAACGAGAGCATTCGTCTGGACATGCAGCTCAACGATCAGCTGTGGGTTGCCGAAGCCGATCCCAATCAACTGGAAAGCGCCCTGCTCAACCTGGTGATCAACGCCCGTGATGCCATGCCCAATGGTGGAAATCTGCTGGTCAAGACCTGGAACCAGCAACTGGACAGTCAGTTCACCGAAGCGCACAGCAATCTCGAACCGGGGGATTACGTCGTGCTCAGCGTCACCGACACGGGATGCGGCATGCCGCAAAGCATCATCAACCGTGCCTTCGACCCCTTCTTCACCACCAAGCCAATTGGCCAGGGCACCGGCCTCGGGTTATCGATGATCTACGGCTTCAGCAAACAATCGGGTGGTCACGTCGCCATTCAGAGCGCGGTTGGAGAAGGCACTACGGTGAATCTGTATCTGCCGCGCTTTGGAGGCGACCTGCCCCAGGATAACCCGATCAATATCCAGCACGCCCCCTACGCGCAAAATGGCGAAACCGTGTTGATCGTCGAGGACGATCCGGCGGTGCGCGTGCTGGTGGGAAGTGTGTTGAGTGACCTGGGTTACGCCTTTGTAGAGGCCAGCGATGCCGACAGCGCGGTGCCGATCCTGGATTCGACCCAGCGCATCGATCTGCTGATCAGCGACGTCGGCCTGCCGGGCATGAATGGCCGGCAACTGGCGGAGATTGGCCGCCAGCTGCGGCCTGACCTGCGGGTGTTGTTCATCACCGGCTATGCCGAACATGCGGCGGTACGCGGTGGGTTCCTCGATCCGGGCATGCAGATGATCACCAAGCCCTTTACCTTCGATTTATTGACGGCGAAGGTGAGGGAGATGATCAGAGTTTGA